A stretch of the Clostridium botulinum genome encodes the following:
- a CDS encoding DegT/DnrJ/EryC1/StrS family aminotransferase, translated as MSKKIPFSPPDISQLEIEGVIDTLKSGWITSGPKTAKFEEEIAKYSDANKGVAVSSATMGMELILKVLGIGGEGNSHHEIITTPYTYTSTSNVILHRGLRPKFVDVKKDSFLIDEQKIYDAITPNTKAIMTVDFAGVPVDYDKIREVIKAKNREDIVLISDSAHSFGAKYKGKRVGGQMDFHVFSYHAVKNLTTAEGGGITYNNNNFMGKEDLYKELKYTSLNGQTKDALSKMKAGAWQYDILTDGFKCNMPDIMAAIGLAQLKRYDDMLKKRAAIFEVYTNILKEKEWAIVPEAKNDIMETSYHLYPLRIKGFTDEQRSEVITMMAERDIAVNVHFIPLPMFTLYKNLGYDINNYPNAYAQYANEITLPVYSTLTLEDAEYVAKELVKCIEKVLAK; from the coding sequence ATGTCAAAGAAAATACCATTTTCACCACCAGATATATCACAATTAGAAATTGAAGGCGTAATTGATACTTTAAAATCAGGTTGGATTACATCAGGTCCTAAAACAGCTAAGTTCGAAGAAGAAATAGCTAAGTACTCTGATGCTAATAAAGGTGTTGCAGTATCTAGTGCGACAATGGGTATGGAACTTATATTAAAAGTTCTAGGTATTGGTGGAGAAGGAAATAGTCATCATGAAATTATAACTACTCCATATACTTATACTTCAACTTCAAATGTGATTCTTCATAGAGGCTTAAGACCAAAATTTGTTGATGTAAAAAAAGACAGTTTCCTAATAGATGAACAAAAAATATATGATGCTATAACTCCAAACACAAAGGCAATAATGACGGTTGACTTCGCTGGAGTTCCAGTTGATTATGACAAAATAAGAGAAGTTATAAAAGCTAAAAATCGTGAAGATATAGTTTTAATATCTGATTCAGCACACTCTTTTGGCGCTAAATATAAAGGTAAAAGAGTTGGAGGACAAATGGACTTTCATGTATTTTCATACCATGCAGTAAAAAATCTTACTACTGCTGAAGGTGGTGGAATTACATATAACAATAATAATTTTATGGGTAAAGAAGACCTATATAAAGAATTAAAATATACATCATTAAATGGTCAAACAAAAGATGCTTTATCAAAAATGAAAGCAGGAGCATGGCAATATGACATTTTAACAGATGGATTTAAATGCAACATGCCAGATATAATGGCAGCAATAGGACTTGCTCAACTTAAGAGATATGATGATATGCTTAAAAAGAGAGCAGCAATTTTTGAAGTATATACAAATATTCTTAAAGAAAAAGAGTGGGCTATTGTACCAGAAGCTAAAAATGATATTATGGAAACATCATATCACTTATATCCATTAAGAATAAAAGGATTTACAGATGAGCAAAGATCTGAAGTAATCACAATGATGGCTGAAAGAGATATTGCAGTAAATGTTCACTTTATTCCACTTCCAATGTTCACTCTTTATAAGAACTTAGGATATGATATAAACAATTATCCAAATGCTTATGCACAATATGCTAATGAAATAACATTGCCAGTATATTCAACATTAACATTAGAAGATGCTGAGTATGTTGCTAAAGAATTAGTTAAATGTATTGAAAAAGTTTTAGCAAAATAA
- a CDS encoding DeoR/GlpR family DNA-binding transcription regulator, with the protein MFAEERREKILSIVKAKGRVLAKDLAEEFGTSIDTIRRDLKVMEGHRLLKRTHGGAIPLSKVRRLPIDDKLRYNEGTEHQNSVAKMAAKYIDNGDTIFIGGASIHYVLLKYIPMDKNYTVVTNSLTIAQKLKSLSNIETYIVCGNIKNDEGVVDALATEFIRTLRIDVAFLTGGGISSKHGLSSATPEGAIFQKTVAEVSRRKICLANFDKVGIEFFSKTLDIKDLDMVITDWEAPEEEIKKMQKGVKVLIAKKLK; encoded by the coding sequence ATGTTTGCTGAGGAACGACGAGAGAAGATACTTTCCATTGTAAAGGCTAAAGGGAGAGTACTTGCAAAAGATTTAGCAGAAGAATTTGGAACTTCCATAGATACCATTAGGAGAGATCTTAAAGTTATGGAAGGTCATAGACTTTTAAAGAGAACTCATGGTGGAGCAATACCTCTATCAAAGGTAAGACGATTACCAATTGATGATAAACTAAGGTATAATGAGGGTACAGAGCATCAAAATTCTGTAGCAAAGATGGCTGCAAAATATATAGATAATGGAGATACTATATTTATAGGTGGTGCAAGTATACATTATGTTTTGTTAAAGTATATACCTATGGATAAAAATTATACTGTTGTTACTAATTCATTAACCATAGCACAAAAGTTAAAATCTCTAAGCAACATAGAAACTTATATAGTTTGTGGAAACATAAAAAATGACGAAGGTGTAGTGGATGCTTTAGCTACGGAGTTTATAAGAACTTTAAGAATAGATGTAGCATTTTTAACTGGTGGTGGAATTTCTTCAAAACATGGTCTTAGTAGTGCCACTCCAGAAGGTGCCATATTTCAAAAAACAGTAGCTGAAGTCTCAAGAAGAAAAATATGTCTTGCCAATTTCGATAAAGTAGGAATAGAATTTTTCTCAAAGACTTTAGATATTAAAGATTTAGATATGGTAATAACAGATTGGGAAGCTCCAGAAGAAGAAATCAAAAAGATGCAAAAGGGAGTAAAAGTTTTAATAGCTAAAAAATTAAAATAA
- a CDS encoding DegT/DnrJ/EryC1/StrS family aminotransferase, giving the protein MKVNFYTSQREYHEKKNEFDTAIQSVIEKGNFILGDKVTEFEKAIEEYTGIKHAIGVASGTDALVIASDILGFSDGAEVITSPFTFLASTSCVARHKGKPVFVDIDEETLQIDTSKIEEKITDKTVGILPIHLFNQMADMDKIMEIAKKHDLKVLEDAAEAFGMRYKGNGEQYIHSGGVGDFGVYSFFPTKTLGGYGDGGMIVTNDDKLAELAKQYRVHGASKKYHYDHVGYNSRLDTLQAAVLGVKLKYIDEAIQKREKVAQMYIDGLKDCPEIKIPKIAKDQKHVYYVFNILVENRDGLQEHLKKNEIGTSIYYPKPLHEQQCFEYLGYKEGDFPVAERIAKKIIALPIYPEITEEEVQFVCETIRNFYRK; this is encoded by the coding sequence ATGAAAGTTAATTTTTATACTTCTCAAAGAGAATATCATGAAAAAAAGAATGAATTTGATACTGCTATTCAAAGTGTTATTGAAAAGGGAAACTTCATATTAGGAGATAAAGTTACTGAATTTGAAAAAGCTATAGAAGAATACACAGGAATAAAACACGCAATTGGAGTTGCATCAGGTACAGATGCATTAGTTATAGCATCAGATATTTTAGGATTTAGTGATGGAGCAGAAGTTATAACATCACCATTTACTTTCTTAGCATCAACTTCATGCGTAGCAAGACATAAAGGAAAACCTGTTTTTGTAGATATTGATGAAGAAACATTACAAATAGATACTAGTAAAATAGAAGAAAAAATAACAGATAAAACAGTAGGAATATTACCAATTCACTTATTTAATCAAATGGCTGATATGGATAAAATAATGGAAATCGCAAAGAAGCATGACCTTAAAGTTCTTGAAGATGCAGCTGAAGCATTTGGTATGAGATATAAAGGTAATGGAGAACAATACATACACTCTGGTGGAGTTGGAGATTTTGGAGTTTACTCATTTTTCCCAACTAAAACACTAGGTGGTTATGGCGATGGTGGAATGATAGTTACAAATGATGATAAATTAGCAGAACTTGCAAAGCAATACAGAGTTCACGGTGCATCTAAAAAATATCATTATGACCATGTAGGATATAACTCAAGACTTGATACACTTCAAGCAGCTGTATTAGGAGTAAAATTAAAGTATATAGATGAAGCTATTCAAAAGAGAGAAAAAGTAGCTCAAATGTATATTGACGGATTAAAAGATTGTCCTGAAATAAAAATCCCTAAAATAGCTAAAGATCAAAAACACGTTTACTACGTATTTAATATATTAGTAGAAAATAGAGATGGACTTCAAGAACACCTAAAGAAAAATGAAATCGGAACTAGTATATACTATCCAAAGCCACTTCATGAACAACAATGTTTTGAATATTTAGGATACAAAGAAGGAGATTTCCCAGTAGCTGAAAGAATAGCTAAAAAGATAATTGCACTTCCAATATATCCTGAAATAACAGAAGAAGAAGTTCAATTTGTATGTGAAACTATTAGAAATTTCTATAGAAAATAA